A genomic stretch from Penaeus monodon isolate SGIC_2016 chromosome 25, NSTDA_Pmon_1, whole genome shotgun sequence includes:
- the LOC119589215 gene encoding mucin-12-like (The sequence of the model RefSeq protein was modified relative to this genomic sequence to represent the inferred CDS: added 472 bases not found in genome assembly) — MSSLLPSELGRLVLGFLEENGCQKAADHLLKELPALAECAQLRKKGRKITTRIGNKSLEDMLGEYTDTKDLVTEKKKKYPVSLAKVPLSDRLLEQVECMISLILELRSERSHHLGTVLKDHGASQSAHMARQKKIWASRPSSSMQRKQLLMEVNTTPANSLPGASYCEPIRVEIASNISSAEPTPSYNGVSDCPPSPINSPLTTPPPMPVDRIGDERADLAAGDSTSLSMSGPDFDITPQKRKGSQVKRRSQGGSAEVTPNKGSPSEGEPNFEKILKNLYENTALHEKIAENINKGLLGNQGKAVVRDSEPASSRLSSSNAIGGDMAVGTEGRAKLGSETSSNAGGEVALIRELDHIVTGIISETTADPAFENLLEEVFGTNSPNNSPSKMSTVSHMSQDNTEDSSLEPARLLSTPVPPPPPSQTEPREPHISSHPLSSPPPSPPPSPPPPHPYESPHSTAYHPSPSYCPSPSMHSSAPPVPHSSPKRGPSPHLASSSPSHTSSVVKETELSPPNACETRRTRSSSKRDKLPPSGKDTKLDGGKTAADTCGGQPSGRFSGSPKSNTLENSKCSADASSSDHTQGSQGKGKKKGKRGMRNSDWREDEQNLGDQLLQEFADFQSSRSQRISESDGSVGSERMDLSKLSDGASHVVNHPDSGSSSKITSENPTNNLDNTNENVPCIGVSGSETLQQQIDKNVMESELVPPAITGSPNNLNSHSMSASPCRSESDINGKKPEEGAISNHCPDNIMAGEQSQPLDGNQPVQEGSEVIQSNLDMMSIMPGNPTINSTSIPGISQGVPGSTENSRMPNNIEKPTLTVRSTTVPGLIQNPSVTPTPNYEQQQVPNDYYTLTELTPVNPTQLTYEPYPANQNYPYYYEQNTTTAVPATYMQPQLSNQWGTTSVTNVNNIPFSDVSSNTWQPPAQAVETGFVNTTTEKPDAAPPPTQENGESQLNNCTAFTIPPEVKENLSQGQLVTLGSGPSTLTLFQFPVGTKFGAQKQQKRKSSGSGNKKKAVQRTTYQPIVPKMPPPDLLLMNSVFDNAGTTKPASSVNSTSASTASSDIPSTSVSSSNSSGSATTTALPPVTITMENDITISMPQISAGSSAEGTAGKSRKKSAKSSPKKGRVVNVTKVKKRGLGKAGKKAKRLQQKVDESVLNNNIVATAFSFAINSVTPGKEDSESGKLSDDASFAIDDSCGMTMPEISELMDPNVLPPEEPEAAVASDAAQPISDNATEEERPSQEVQSDSALIVDGQKENTEPDSSAISSESTGKSPTLVCSGGRSPQLKALLSLSKSISPSKSKLVRNRTISVHESPLVPGLPKRGSQSTPSHKNSHVRVLDFGTPQKWRSPERLPGRAMASLKFSPPLKKKKSPKKSVPSPLSRNSKFPKILSPKKMILKKILEETEKEQALENNKERKAVEENLESEVTAAGETQTGKIPVALTKSKKTRRGSTSSVSDTVQASEGHHNVETEDEESLILRIDDEDSCSSDAGTITTETTSIELFELPKEMESVKHNQHKKAALSDSHSVPVTENAAGIQGGGSAAPSCVFSNYDSENSNLITPCKPDDMGLVFSGGLLPVTPMCLEAPTPLLNSVRSVMGIQNGELNTPLLPAVPKTPAGKTPLIKDYPQGPYSNSSAGTSYYLPSERSATDSDGYSPSRLETVWEKTLAETCNMTQERNLNENLNSRPSPRKSPRKMSQKEMGEAIEQDLFRLFPGDVVGPESSTTCTTDTATTSVPAPQDTNPSKAKDTSKGKEGKRRRIPSKKYQHLAESACSDDDFEMPRSATPSSELKRKNRSPSDAAVPKNKSKKFKMAAGSRVENKGNKAIPETQKKGLALKTMENVHDKVSEKQIDSKKKLAGMGKSLRKESSASTSSSERERNLTKRSSETKPSESDDTCNQKTSKHNKFDSQKIVKDFTVSFNAEQTSSPRQMHSNGSGSSSVVAGSSSSKIESKRTLSAGDKGESSMNFQVEKANNQEENDRADNSGNKTKGNDKRADDSVAGEKINEPVLKSKQNTSKTIKKIPSAEKEKVKVNKTSESKARVNHLFGSDVSFSDDSDESEAETGPANEREKKSPLKAGALEEANIPKETSNEVCGRRRIGRGRGRPLKTALQTSPRRSERMATTSQRSTRQTLNVKQASPRGRSRGSQNSGSSSKESGSGVPVSHLRTRSRSPASEKSLPDEANRQMTSVRRRGRGARSLATRGRLVRKDKESARVSDELDMLESDVEADTTGKQKMPFSVWGAGLKSPIGTSKGKSPTSSKEELHNRWNTSIASHCTFSDINITDTEDESPGKILRQKTPEHFVRFPKSETGQKFVVSDSSGCARTLCYNSNNSSHKEGTPRIKNKDLGEVHNITPSSRRHFRSASSSAESATEEITQDTHQVASSPKKAVRKPSNGGQSSSQTRHSKSSSENATSHVALNEDPSPSTTEEATPNKSPSEGSSPSTSATSEETSSEKSGVSPLMQFKPLPATPEKELGQICQSIIRENNAMVALPSPKGLQEKEKHVDKSGASKAKDSVKRILNLSSTKEAERSTNEKKMSKKTYLESVSGMESEEIEMANNDESNTSEKTKDTHSDHVGDSQELKTKVPDEKGQKKMREEQGSQLPGGQRDNQVLCGGVDQDDTSNSTTLEKERTNSPGSAISPEHSSTHSLISEGKMTKENPSPQEKDVESHDVREVIEEEDDWEDMISLQTSEFIDLFSFNLEPEKVTPKPPSKAANSRKGVISSKAKKPMSPKDSSRTAQQKKLNNSPKSKEQNHKEEVPCSKGSSGSQSLRGESSGIGTTRECGNKRLREETSPRDATDPAKKKPPRRIQPIKIGEVNGIRKDSVSKRSADYRGTDHSFPSGLKSNLGTVNGEMISSGLEEEEDRSEVFSEKGRGRDSIAHKRESLKVTGGGGQSERSASSLSSTSPGHLRISESPMGFEGSPNAHLGKTSSPHRFAPIKLPQDAEPLATLDPSSQGQKQLSAEPLNPSQVGNESSVDPRSKIKGTTHTSSANTKVPGVLPNEAETLREDDGSLVVNRQRRPRHMAQELCSGGSLEIAMRPDKPVAIVTKHGSEFQTSSVHLSEESTSSVISMPPTPGKHLFAPPPAAHTISPAGSSSQSESGLMQGPIGVPPKKRKKQDVADKIKLKKMQKLMNMTDFEKFLEKIHR; from the exons ATGTCGTCGTTATTACCTTCAGAACTCGGTCGTCTAGTTTTAG GTTTTTTAGAAGAGAATGGCTGCCAGAAGGCTGCAGACCACCTCCTAAAAGAGCTCCCAGCCCTGGCAGAATGCGCTCAACTCCGGAAAAAGGGTCGGAAAATCACCACTCGTATTGGCAACAAGTCCCTAGAAGATATGCTCGGagaatacacagacacaaaagatTTGG ttacagagaaaaagaagaaatatcccGTCTCGCTAGCAAAAGTCCCGCTGTCCGATAGGCTTTTGGAACAAGTGGAGTGTATGATAAGCTTAATTTTAGAACTAAGGTCGGAGCGTAGTCAT CATTTAGGCACAGTGTTAAAAGACCATGGTGCGAGCCAGAGCGCCCATATGGCTCGTCAAAAGAAGATATGGGCAAGTAGGCCATCGAGCTCTATGCAGCGAAAACAGCTTT TAATGGAAGTGAACACCACACCAGCGAACAGCCTCCCAGGAGCCAGTTACTGTGAGCCAATACGAGTGGAAATCGCCAGCAACATTTCCTCCGCCGAGCCAACCCCTTCCTACAATGGGGTGTCAGACTGCCCGCCGAGTCCTATCAACAGCCCCCTCACCACTCCACCCCCCATGCCAGTCGATCGCATTGGTGATGAGCGGGCAGATCTCGCTGCTGGAGATTCCACGTCCCTCTCCATGTCTGGGCCAGACTTCGACATCACTCCGCAGAAGCGAAAAGG AAGTCAGGTCAAAAGAAGAAGTCAAGGTGGTAGTGCTGAAGTGACGCCCAACAAAGGCTCCCCCAGCGAGGGAGAACCAAATTTTGAG AAAATCTTGAAAAATCTTTATGAGAATACTGCGCTGCACGAGAAAATTGCCGAGAATATAAACAAGGGCTTGTTAGGAAACCAGGGCAAGGCGGTTGTGAGGGACAGTGAGCCAGCTAGTAGTCGCCTAAGCAGCAGCAACGCAATAGGAGGGGATATGGCAGTAGGCACAGAGGGCAGGGCGAAGTTGGGTAGTGAGACATCGTCAAACGCCGGTGGAGAAGTTGCTCTTATCCGAGAGCTGGACCACATCGTCACTGGTATTATCAGCGAGACCACTGCAGACCCAGCCTTTGAGAACCTTTTAGAAGAAGTCTTTG GCACGAATTCTCCAAATAATTCTCCATCCAAAATGAGCACTGTTTCACACATGAGCCAAGACAACACAGAAGATTCATCACTAGAGCCAGCAAGACTTCTTTCCACTCCTGTGCCGCCACCGCCACCTAGCCAGACAGAACCACGCGAGCCTCACATA ATACGAGTCCCCCCATTCCACAGCTTACCATCCCTCTCCTTCGTACTGCCCATCCCCTTCCATGCATTCTTCTGCCCCTCCAGTACCCCATTCCAGCCCCAAGCGAGGTCCTTCTCCACACCTTGCAAGCTCCTCACCCTCCCACACTTCTTCTGTGGTAAAGGAGACAGAGCTTTCTCCTCCAAATGCTTGTGAAACCAGGAGGACAAGGAGCTCATCCAAACGGGACAAGTTGCCCCCCTCGGGTAAAGACACTAAGCTAGACGGCGGTAAAACAGCTGCCGACACTTGCGGCGGTCAGCCATCAGGAAG GTTCTCTGGATCACCTAAGTCCAACACCTTAGAGAACAGTAAATGCAGTGCAGATGCCTCATCTTCAGACCACACGCAAGGGTcacaagggaaaggaaagaagaagggaaaaagaggcatGAGGAATTCAGACTGGAGGGAAGATGAACAGAATCTTGGGGATCAGCTACTCCAAGAGTTTGCAGACTTCCAGTCATCCCGATCTCAGAGGATAAGTGAAAGTGATGGAAGTGTTGGTTCTGAGAGGATGGATTTGAGCAAATTAAGTGATGGTGCATCTCACGTTGTGAATCATCCAGACAGTGGATCATCCTCAAAGATCACAAGTGAAAACCCCACAAATAATTTGGATAATACAAATGAAAACGTTCCATGCATAGGTGTAAGTGGTTCAGAAACACTGCAGCAGCaaattgataaaaatgtaatgGAATCTGAACTTGTTCCACCAGCAATTACAGGGAGCCCAAATAACCTTAATAGTCATAGTATGTCAGCTAGTCCATGTAGAAGTGAAAGTGATATAAATGGTAAAAAGCCAGAAGAGGGTGCAATCAGTAATCATTGTCCGGATAACATCATGGCTGGTGAGCAGTCTCAGCCATTGGATGGCAATCAACCTGTCCAAGAAGGCAGTGAAGTTATTCAAAGTAATTTAGATATGATGTCAATCATGCCAGGAAACCCAACTATTAATAGCACCTCAATACCAGGAATTTCTCAGGGTGTCCCAGGAAGTACAGAGAATAGCCGAATGcctaataatattgaaaaaccaACATTGACAGTTAGAAGTACAACAGTGCCTGGTTTAATACAAAATCCATCTGTAACTCCTACTCCTAATTATGAACAGCAACAGGTACCCAATGATTACTACACCCTAACTGAATTGACTCCAGTCAACCCAACACAGCTTACTTATGAACCATATCCTGCAAATCAAAACTACCCTTACTATTATGAGCAAAATACCACTACTGCTGTTCCTGCAACATATATGCAACCCCAGCTTAGCAACCAATGGGGAACCACTTCCGTGaccaatgttaataatattccATTCAGTGATGTCAGTAGTAACACCTGGCAGCCTCCCGCACAGGCAGTGGAGACAGGTTTTGTTAATACCACTACTGAAAAGCCAGATGCGGCACCACCTCCAACCCAAGAAAATGGTGAAAGTCAGCTGAACAATTGTACAGCATTCACTATACCCCCAGAGGTGAAGGAGAACTTGAGTCAAGGTCAACTTGTTACTCTTGGATCAG GTCCATCTACCCTGACATTATTCCAGTTTCCAGTTGGCACGAAGTTTGGTGcgcaaaaacaacagaaaaggaaATCCAGTGGATCTGGCAATAAAAAGAAGg CAGTTCAGAGAACAACATACCAACCAATTGTTCCAAAGATGCCACCACCTGATTTACTGTTGATGAACTCTG TGTTTGATAATGCTGGAACCACAAAACCTGCCTCTTCAGTGAATTCAACTTCTGCCAGCACAGCATCATCTGATATACCTTCCACCAgtgtatcatcatcaaattcATCTGGCAGTGCAACAACGACAGCTTTACCTCCCGTCACAATCACCATGGAAAATGATATCACCATATCTATGCCACAAATCAGTGCAGGTTCCTCTGCTGAGGGTACTGCGGGGAAAAGCAGAAAGAAGTCAGCCAAAAGTTCACCAAAGAAAGGCAGGGTTGTCAATGTGACAAAGGTAAAGAAACGTGGTTTAGGGAAGGCAGGCAAAAAGGCAAAAAGATTACAGCAGAAGGTGGATGAGTCTGTCTTGAACAACAACATAGTGGCAACAGCATTCTCCTTTGCTATTAACTCTGTAACCCCAGGCAAAGAGGATTCAGAGAGTGGAAAATTGTCAGATGATGCTTCCTTTGCCATCGATGATTCTTGTGGAATGACAATGCCGGAAATTTCAGAGCTAATGGATCCTAATGTTCTTCCTCCGGAGGAACCAGAAGCGGCTGTGGCCAGTGATGCAGCTCAGCCTATCAGTGATAATgcgacagaggaagagagaccaAGTCAAGAGGTGCAAAGTGATAGTGCCTTAATTGTTGATGGACAAAAAGAGAATACGGAACCAGATTCTTCAGCGATAAGTAGTGAGAGTACTGGGAAATCTCCAACCTTAGTCTGCAGTGGAGGAAGGTCTCCACAGTTGAAggctcttctctcactctctaaaaGCATATCGCCTTCCAAGAGCAAACTGGTGAGGAACAGAACAATATCAGTGCACGAAAGCCCATTGGTTCCGGGCCTCCCTAAGAGAGGCAGCCAGAGCACTCCGAGTCATAAGAACAGTCACGTGAGGGTATTAGACTTTGGCACACCACAGAAATGGAGAAGCCCAGAGCGTTTGCCAGGTAGAGCCATGGCAAGTCTGAAGTTCTCACCtcctttgaagaagaagaaatctccCAAGAAATCAGTACCATCACCCCTAAGCAGGAATTCTAAGTTCCCCAAGATTCTGTCACCAAAGAAAATGATACTTAAGAAAATATTggaggaaacagagaaggagCAAGCATTGGAGaataataaggaaaggaaagcaGTTGAGGAAAATTTGGAGAGTGAGGTTACTGCAGCAGGAGAAACCCAGACAGGAAAAATACCAGTTGCTTTAACAAAGAGTAAGAAAACAAGGAGAGGATCCACTAGTTCAGTGAGTGATACAGTCCAGGCTAGTGAAGGCCACCATAATGTTGAGACAGAGGATGAAGAGAGCCTCATTCTCCGCATAGATGATGAAGACAGCTGTAGTTCAGATGCTGGAACCATCACAACTGAGACAACCAGCATAGAACTCTTTGAACTTCCAAAAGAGATGGAGAGTGTGAAGCATAACCAGCATAAAAAAGCTGCTTTATCTGACTCTCATTCAGTTCCTGTCACAGAAAATGCTGCAGGTATTCAAGGAGGAGGGAGTGCAGCACCATCATGTGTTTTTAGTAATTATGATTCAGAAAATTCAAATCTTATTACACCCTGTAAACCAGATGATATGGGCCTTGTTTTCTCTGGGGGACTGCTTCCTGTAACTCCAATGTGTCTGGAAGCACCAACACCTCTCTTGAACAGTGTAAGAAGTGTAATGGGTATACAAAATGGGGAGCTCAATACACCTCTCCTTCCAGCTGTACCAAAGACACCTGCTGGGAAAACTCCTCTGATTAAAGATTATCCCCAAGGCCCTTACTCAAACAGCTCAGCTGGCACGTCTTATTACCTGCCATCAGAACGATCTGCAACAGACTCCGATGGTTACTCTCCATCACGGCTAGAAACTGTGTGGGAGAAGACCCTTGCAGAGACCTGTAACATGACCCAAGAGAGAAATCTCAATGAAAATTTGAACTCAAGGCCAAGTCCACGAAAGAGCCCTCGCAAAATGTCTCAGAAGGAAATGGGCGAGGCCATTGAACAAGATCTATTCAGGCTTTTCCCAGGGGATGTGGTTGGACCTGAGTCAAGCACAACTTGTACTACAGATACAGCCACAACCAGTGTCCCAGCACCCCAGGACACCAACCCTTCCAAAGCCAAGGATACTTCAAAGGGTAAAGAGGGTAAGAGAAGGAGAATCCCTTCCAAAAAGTATCAGCATCTGGCTGAATCTGCCTGCTCTGATGATGACTTTGAAATGCCTAGAAGTGCCACTCCCAGTTCAGAACTCAAACGGAAAAACAGATCACCAAGCGATGCAGCAGTGCCTAAAAACAAGTCAAAGAAGTTCAAGATGGCAGCAGGCAGTAGAgtggaaaacaaaggaaacaaggCAATTCCAGAGACCCAAAAGAAAGGTTTGGCCTTAAAGACTATGGAAAATGTGCATGATAAGGTTAGTGAGAAACAAATAGACTCCAAGAAGAAACTGGCAGGAATGGGAAAAAGTCTAAGGAAAGAATCATCTGCATCTACATCATCctcagaaagggaaagaaatttgaCCAAAAGAAGTTCTGAAACTAAGCCTTCAGAATCTGATGATACATGTAatcaaaaaacatcaaaacacaaCAAATTTGATTCACAAAAGATTGTTAAAGACTTTACAGTAAGTTTTAATGCTGAACAGACAAGTAGCCCCAGGCAAATGCACAGCAATGGTTCAGGCTCAAGTTCTGTGGTAGCAGGCAGCAGTTCCAGTAAAATAGAGTCCAAGAGAACATTATCAGCAGGTGATAAAGGTGAGAGTAGTATGAATTTCCAAGTAGAAAAAGCAAATAACCAGGAAGAAAATGACCGTGCGGATAATTCTGGAAACAAGACGAAGGGTAATGATAAAAGAGCTGATGATTCTGTTGCAGGTGAGAAGATAAATGAGCCTGtgttaaaatcaaaacaaaatacttCCAAGACCATAAAGAAAATTCCATCAGCTGAAAAGGAGAAGGTTAAGGTGAACAAAACTAGTGAATCAAAGGCTCGTGTTAACCACCTGTTTGGGTCTGATGTGAGCTTCTCTGATGATTCAGATGAATCAGAGGCAGAGACTGGCCCTgctaatgagagagaaaaaaaatctccactAAAGGCAGGTGCTTTGGAAGAAGCAAACATTCCTAAAGAGACAAGTAATGAGGTGTGTGGCAGACGACGTATTGGAAGAGGTCGTGGTCGGCCACTAAAAACCGCCCTACAGACATCTCCAAGAAGATCAGAGAGGATGGCAACCACAAGTCAGAGAAGCACTAGACAAACCTTAAATGTGAAACAAGCATCACCCAGAGGCCGTAGCAGGGGCTCCCAAAACAGCGGCAGTAGCAGCAAGGAGTCAGGCAGTGGAGTTCCAGTCTCACACTTGAGAACAAGGTCCAGGTCTCCAGCAAGTGAAAAGAGTTTGCCGGACGAGGCTAACAGACAAATGACCAGTgtcagacgaagaggaagaggggccCGGTCACTTGCCACTCGGGGTCGTTTGGTGAGGAAAGACAAAGAGTCGGCTAGAGTGTCGGATGAGCTAGACATGTTAGAGAGCGACGTGGAGGCTGATACCACAGGGAAGCAGAAGATGCCATTTTCTGTATGGGGTGCTGGTTTAAAATCCCCCATTGGAACAAGTAAAGGAAAGAGCCCTACAAGTTCAAAGGAGGAACTGCATAACCGTTGGAACACAAGCATTGCATCACACTGCACCTTCTCTGATATCAACATAACAGACACGGAGGATGAAAGTCCTGGCAAAATTCTGCGACAGAAGACCCCAGAGCATTTTGTCCGGTTCCCCAAGTCAGAAACAGGCCAAAAGTTTGTGGTGTCTGACTCGTCAGGCTGTGCTCGCACATTGtgctacaacagcaacaatagcagTCACAAGGAAGGCACACCAAGGATCAAGAATAAGGATCTTGGGGAAGTTCATAACATCACTCCAAGTTCACGGAGACATTTTCGCAGTGCTTCATCAAGTGCAG aaTCGGCAACAGAGGAAATAACTCAAGATACTCACCAGGTTGCCTCCTCACCAAAAAAGGCTGTGAGGAAGCCTTCAAATGGTGGCCAATCTTCATCACAAACAAGGCATAGTAAATCTTCAAGTGAAAATGCCACCAGCCACGTTGCACTCAATGAAGATCCATCTCCATCAACCACAGAGGAAGCAACACCCAATAAGTCACCCAGCGAAGGCAGCTCTCCCTCTACCTCAGCAACATCAGAGGAGACCAGTTCCGAGAAGTCTGGGGTGTCGCCACTCATGCAGTTCAAACCCTTGCCCGCCACGCCCGAGAAGGAGCTGGGTCAAATTTGTCAGTCGATAATCAGGGAAAACAATGCCATGGTAGCTCTCCCTTCACCAAAGGGGCTGCAGGAAAAGGAGAAGCATGTGGATAAGTCAGGCGCGTCAAAAGCCAAAGACAGTGTTAAAAGAATTCTTAACCTGAGCAGTACAAAGGAAGCAGAAAGAAGTACGAACGAAAAGAAAATGTCAAAGAAAACATACCTTGAATCAGTGTCGGGGATGGAAAGTGAGGAGATAGAAAtggctaataatgatgagagcaATACCtctgaaaaaacaaaagacactcATTCAGACCATGTGGGTGATTCCCAAGAATTGAAAACAAAGGTGCCAGATGAAAAAGgccaaaagaaaatgagagaggaacaAGGAAGTCAGTTACCAGGAGGGCAGAGGGACAACCAAGTCCTTTGTGGAGGCGTAGATCAGGATGACACCTCTAATTCTACCaccttagaaaaagaaagaactaaTTCTCCTGGCAGTGCCATCAGTCCAGAACATTCTTCAACTCATAGTTTGATATCAGAAGGCAAAATGACTAAGGAAAATCCATCACCTCAAGAGAAGGATGTTGAAAGTCATGATGTTAGAGAAGTGATTGAAGAAGAGGATGACTGGGAAGACATGATCAGTCTACAGACATCTGAGTTTATagatttgttttcctttaatttaGAACCAGAGAAAGTCACCCCAAAACCACCGTCAAAGGCAGCTAATTCTAGGAAAGGAGTGATTTCTTCCAAAGCTAAGAAACCTATGAGTCCTAAGGACAGCAGCAGAACGGCACAACAGAAGAAGTTAAACAATAGTCCAAAGAGCAAAGAACAGAATCATAAAGAGGAAGTACCTTGCTCCAAAGGAAGCAGTGGGTCTCAGAGTTTGAGAGGTGAAAGCAGCGGCATTGGAACGACAAGGGAATGTGGGAACAAGAGATTAAGGGAAGAGACATCACCAAGAGATGCAACAGACCCTGCAAAAAAGAAACCGCCAAGGAGAATTCAGCCCATCAAGATCGGCGAGGTGAATGGGATCAGGAAGGACAGCGTTAGCAAAAGGAGTGCAGACTACAGAGGTACCGATCACAGCTTTCCATCAGGACTGAAAAGTAATCTAGGGACGGTGAATGGGGAAATGATATCAAGCGG tctagaggaggaggaggacaggtcAGAAGTTTTCTCAGAGAAAGGTAGAGGGCGGGATTCTATTGCCCAT ACAAAGGCGGCCGCGACATATGGCCCAGGAGTTGTGCAGTGGTGGAAGTCTGGAAATAGCAATGAGACCAGATAAACCAGTAGCAATTGTCACAAAACATGGATCTGAG TTTCAGACTAGCAGTGTTCACCTAAGTGAGGAAAGTACAAGTAGTGTAATCTCCATGCCTCCGACCCCTGGGAAGCACCTGTTTGCGCCTCCTCCAGCAGCACATACGATCAGTCCAGCAGGCAGTTCATCGCAGTCCGAGTCTGGGCTGATGCAAGGGCCTATAGGTGTGCCGCCCAAGAAGCGCAAAAAGCAAGACGTAGCCGATAAA ataaaattgaaaaaaatgcagaaactCATGAACATGACAGACTTTGAGAAGTTCCTGGAAAAAATACATCGGTGA